A stretch of the Planctomycetota bacterium genome encodes the following:
- the metG gene encoding methionine--tRNA ligase subunit beta — protein MSDAATTEKKSNDEHAAEAESPFKPEIVFEDFARVDLRVAKILEAGDHPKADRLLKLTLDDGSGTPRQICAGIKGHYTPDELVGRLIVIVANLAPRQLRGEESRGMLLAASDADKGSEERVVALLSPLADMPPGSIVS, from the coding sequence ATGTCCGACGCCGCGACGACCGAGAAGAAGTCGAACGATGAGCATGCCGCCGAGGCCGAATCGCCCTTCAAGCCCGAGATCGTCTTCGAGGACTTCGCCCGCGTGGACCTCCGCGTCGCGAAGATCCTCGAGGCGGGCGACCATCCCAAGGCCGACCGGCTGCTCAAGCTGACGCTCGACGACGGCAGCGGGACGCCCCGGCAGATCTGCGCGGGCATCAAGGGCCACTACACGCCGGACGAACTCGTCGGCCGCTTGATCGTGATCGTCGCCAACCTCGCGCCCCGCCAGCTCCGCGGCGAGGAGAGCCGCGGCATGCTGCTGGCCGCCAGCGACGCCGACAAGGGCAGCGAGGAGCGCGTCGTCGCGCTGCTCTCGCCGCTGGCCGACATGCCCCCCGGCTCGATCGTGTCCTAG